The sequence below is a genomic window from Bactrocera neohumeralis isolate Rockhampton chromosome 4, APGP_CSIRO_Bneo_wtdbg2-racon-allhic-juicebox.fasta_v2, whole genome shotgun sequence.
aatgtatctcaATGCATTGTTGAGTAAAGTGTAATTTTAGAATAAATAGATTTATTTGACTACTTATCTTGTACTGAAATAATAGCCTGGAGATTCTAAAAAGTTCTTCTCAAAGAGCTATCTTCTGGAAATTACTCCATACTTAAAGAACTTGTTATGGCTGCTTTGTCATAAATGGTTGGTTTACTTATAAATTGTATAGTGCCATACTCTCCAGTTGTCATCCAGTTTTGATCAAGTTCAAATACCTTTTCAGCTTGTCCTTCTAATAGGCCACAAATCAAATCAGCTTTTACGGTTCTTAAGCTTACAAAATCCGTTGGCAGAAAGCCTTTATGACAAATAACAATTGAGTGATGGTCAGTAAAAGTTTATCAACATTAATTTACCTCTTAAACATGTTATAAATTGTTCCGTACAGCTCCATGAAAAATCCCCAATTAGTTTTCTGTAGTTAAGATCTCCCTTAAAAATAACCAGACGGGATTCCGATAATTTCTGATATAATTCAGGGTTAATGTTGCACATTCTAAAATAGTAAAGTGCCTTTGATTAGTGAACCGCAATTAAGCATATCTTCGCATTATTACCTATAGTATTCATAAGGGCTTGTCCAAAAATAATCCAATGGAgcgatttcaaattttttatcgtTCAGAAGTTCTTGCCATCTTTCCccatattcttttaaaataggTATAGAGTGATTTTGAAGATAGTACAATGTCCAATTTAAATCGTTTATTGTAGCATCGGAAACGAACCAAGGAAtagcttttaaattaaaacgaactttttccactaatttactttttatcaaataatcAGCAAGGACAAAATCAGTGAAAAGTTCATATCCAGCATTGTCACATACGAATTCCACAACAGCTGGTTTATTACTATTTGTGGACTTTAGACATTCAAAAACCGACTTCGAGTTATCGATGAGAATTTTATTGTCAAAGCTTCGTATAAGATCAAAAGGGTTGTTACCAAGTTGAACCTGCTTTCCAGATGTAATAGATAGATCACAGCGATTGCCCCACAAATTAagctgttttataaataaatatcatttttttgtcattaataaagtaaaaaattaccTTAATCATCAGTCGAAATGAATCATAAGTGATTTCAATACCTTGAAGAACATTCAGAATTTCCTCAATGCATACAACTGAATTAATGAgagcattttgtttttgcttagcAAAATAgtcaaaactttttaaagttttagaGTTTTCGAAAAATGATGATAATCGGCGATACATATAACACTCAGCGTAAAGCCAgcaagttttaaaaaaactattgttCTCTTCGTCCATATTTTGTATAAAGCTGTTCCAAATTTCTATATCAGGTTCTAAATAAAgcaataacatatatgtatgaatattaacTATTTTGATCTATAAATGCTTACGTACCATTACCCTCAAAAGGCTCAAGAGCTTTATCAGTTTGAAGTTGGTACTTTAATTTTGATATGGaaccaataatatttttaatttcttctcgCGAATCCTATAAATGTATCAGATAtcaaatacacataaataaacatctgcatatgtatgtacaaaaaatgcatatttttgcacatatttactttcaataaataatatatcgCTACTTTCAcgaataattacttttttaaatgtttctaaCTACTCACTAACCTCACCGTACTTTGATATCAGCTCATCCTTATCTTTTGTTATACTGTCAATTATACTTGTAAGTGTTACTGGTAGTCGCGAGCGCAAAGTATAATAGGCGAAACTCCtgcaaaagatattttttatttataattatgtgtATTTAATCAATTAGTTAAgagttaaataattaatttactgTTTATAGCGGCCACACATTGGAGAGCGTGGAGgggtatttaaatttaaaataccatATTTGGCGTCAAATTCTGTCGAAGGCGCCTTGGAAGTAGAACTGGACATGCTCCACggtatcgaatttttttatttaaaagatataCGGGGAATGAATTGTACTTTTGATATAGTATAATATTcgactaaaaatataaaaaatacaacaatttttttaaatgtaaacacTATACTTTTTAAACTAACCTTAAATGTTGATTTAAATCGCAACAAATCTTTTAagatatttatagttttttgacagattttatttgatattggaTCATCTGGTTTCCACTATACGTAAACAATAACCATATGGGTGAGCTGCAACTAGTAATGccgtattaaaaaaatggaaaagttatattttaaaacagaactgataaaaaactatttaaataaataaatatgcggTCCTTCATAACAAATTTAGTGCTATCTGTTGGTTGACAGTTTGTTCAACTTTTCTGAAACGCTGATCATTTGCTAGTGTTAGTTCCAAAATATGTTCATTAGCCATCActtaaaacaatattgaaacaattaacatatatcgggtgattttttaagagcttgataacttttttaaaaaaaaaaaacgcataaaatttgcaaaatctcatcggttctttatttgaaacgttagattggttcatgacatttactttttgaagataatttcatttaaatgttgaccgcggctgcgtcttaggtggtccattcggaaagtccaattttgggcaactttttcgagcatttcggccggaatagcccgaatttcttcggaaatgttgtcttccaaagctggaatagttgctggcttatttctgtagactttagacttgacgtagccccacaaaaaatagtctaaaggcgttaaatcgcatgatcttggtggccaactgcccatgcatcccgaaaaatgcactgtttggtgtggtttgtacgctggtggaatcattggaccgtattttttcaaagatgctgttggacgcaacgttacggtgaatggcgat
It includes:
- the LOC126756198 gene encoding damage-control phosphatase ARMT1-like isoform X1 → MSSSTSKAPSTEFDAKYGILNLNTPPRSPMCGRYKQSFAYYTLRSRLPVTLTSIIDSITKDKDELISKYGEDSREEIKNIIGSISKLKYQLQTDKALEPFEGNEPDIEIWNSFIQNMDEENNSFFKTCWLYAECYMYRRLSSFFENSKTLKSFDYFAKQKQNALINSVVCIEEILNVLQGIEITYDSFRLMIKLNLWGNRCDLSITSGKQVQLGNNPFDLIRSFDNKILIDNSKSVFECLKSTNSNKPAVVEFVCDNAGYELFTDFVLADYLIKSKLVEKVRFNLKAIPWFVSDATINDLNWTLYYLQNHSIPILKEYGERWQELLNDKKFEIAPLDYFWTSPYEYYRMCNINPELYQKLSESRLVIFKGDLNYRKLIGDFSWSCTEQFITCLRGFLPTDFVSLRTVKADLICGLLEGQAEKVFELDQNWMTTGEYGTIQFISKPTIYDKAAITSSLSME
- the LOC126756198 gene encoding damage-control phosphatase ARMT1-like isoform X2 produces the protein MSSSTSKAPSTEFDAKYGILNLNTPPRSPMCGRYKQSFAYYTLRSRLPVTLTSIIDSITKDKDELISKYGEDSREEIKNIIGSISKLKYQLQTDKALEPFEEPDIEIWNSFIQNMDEENNSFFKTCWLYAECYMYRRLSSFFENSKTLKSFDYFAKQKQNALINSVVCIEEILNVLQGIEITYDSFRLMIKLNLWGNRCDLSITSGKQVQLGNNPFDLIRSFDNKILIDNSKSVFECLKSTNSNKPAVVEFVCDNAGYELFTDFVLADYLIKSKLVEKVRFNLKAIPWFVSDATINDLNWTLYYLQNHSIPILKEYGERWQELLNDKKFEIAPLDYFWTSPYEYYRMCNINPELYQKLSESRLVIFKGDLNYRKLIGDFSWSCTEQFITCLRGFLPTDFVSLRTVKADLICGLLEGQAEKVFELDQNWMTTGEYGTIQFISKPTIYDKAAITSSLSME